The Aspergillus flavus chromosome 2, complete sequence region AGTGGTTGATTCTGGTTCGCAGCAGTAGTGATTGTCTGCAGGTAGACGGAATGCCTTAACTTGTCCGACTGACCTGTTGATAAATGTGGGTGATAGAGCATAAAAATCGAAATTAAACGTGATATTCAAACAGgcaccaaaaaaaaaaaaaaaaaaagaaaaagcaatgagaaatgaaaatgCAACGTCCGGACGTTATTCAATCCCATAAGACAACACTAGAGGTATACTTAGTAGGACGGGCAAGGTGAAAGTGGGGAGACATTCGGAGATGCTGCGCTAGTTGCCGCAGCGGCTCCCGTACAGTATCGCGTCTCTCAACTAAAGTTGTCCAGTTCCTCTCTCCAACAAACCTGCCGGACATCTATGCCCCACACCTTATCTTTCTAGATTGGAAAACCTGCAAGGGAGCTACATCATGGCGGACTATCTTTATGAGCTTCTGACGCCGCACTTGGTGCCCACAAATGCCTCCCCCACCCCATTGAACCCTGAAAGTGATACAACCACTGCGCAGTACCTCAACCGGTTGCCCACTCTCTCACTCCAGGCATTGCAAGAAACCGAGCCACAGTCACTCGCGCAATCATCGCATTCAAATATCCTATCGCTTCAAGCTTTATCAAACCGCTCCCATAAAACCTTCATCTCTTCCGCCGACAACCTCTCAGGTCTACGAAACTCTATCCCCCAGTTGTCTCGAGATGCACAGCAGTTACGGGATGCGATTCCGAAGCTTGACGAAGACGCAGTCTTATTTTCGTCGAAATACAGTCGAGCTGCTGAGAATGCAGCGCTGGAGAAGCGGAAGAAAGTAATGCAACTAGCAAGGAATGTTGACCGATTGTCGGATATTCTAGAATTGCCAACGTTGCTCTCAACTGCCGTATCTTCGGCAGCCGCAAGTTCCGGGGCGGCAGGTGGTTCATCCTCCACGACATATTCAGCGGCATTAGACGTGTATGCGCATATTAAGAGATTACAAACTCTGTATCCGGATTCTCCTCTAGTTAGAGATGTCTCCGCCCAAGCTGAGGACGCCATGAAGGATATGACTACGCATCTGATAACCGGTCTTCGGGCTCAAAACCTCCGACTAGCAGCTGCTATGAGAACTGTGGGTTGGCTGCGGCGAGTTGCCCCCGAACTGGAGAATCTCCGTAGCGACGGAGGAACTGGGACAGGAGAAGGCGCCCTTGGTGCCCTATTCTTGATTTGTAGATTGGCGAATCTGGTAACGACGCTCGAAGCGCTAGATCCCTTACGAGAGCTCGCAGACCAAGAATCGCACCGCAGAACTCAGAGTacggagaagaagcccgGGTCCTGGTCTGATGGACACCAAACAGAGAAGTTCTTAAAGCGTTATATTGAGATCTTCCGCGAGCAGAGTTTCGCTATTGTCTCCTTGTACAAGAACATCTTTACCCCTAACCAGTCCGAGTCAGATCCAGCAGTGACAGGGTTGCGAGGGATTGACGCGCGAATTAAATCAACAACACCGCGACCCGCTCAGCAAGAAGATCCACTACAGTATCTTCCACCAGCACTTGCAACGTTTCCCATGCATCTGGTCCAATTACTGACAGATACCTTGCGGGCATACCTACCGAATGTTCGGGACAAGAGCTCGCGCGAAAGTCTTCTCACCCAAGTTCTATACTGCGCCGCCAGTCTAGGACGATTGGGCGGAGATTTTGGAATGATTCTTACGGAGCTGAGCGATATGGGAGACGAGGACGAAGAAAACATGGCCTATGAGTGGGAGGAGGTGACGAGAAAGCACCGAGCCCTGGCAGGGCGGCTGGAGCAACTCACTGGAGGGAATGCAGCATCCGGATCCCCCAAGGGGACCTTACGGGCGGCCTCACCTGTCCAAGGGCTTGGAATCGCATGAGGAAGTTTGGCCCTGTTCATCTGACTGCGGCTGATAAGCGTTCTTACTTGCTGAAAGGAGTAAATCAGGACTCCGGTTCGGCGCGCTAGCCGTATGGGGCACTAGCGGCGGGTGCCGTTTGACCTCCGCCGGTCGTTGTCTGGACCGCCGGCTTCTCCGTCCGTCATCTTTccctcctctctttctctctctctctctccctccctccccttctttctttcatcttccctttttttcttttcttttctttttttttaattccCTCCCAGATTAGGGGCAATtgttctatatatattatgatcatttttgtttctatacATTTTGAATGTCTGTCCTATAACCCTTTGATCGGTGCTGGTCTGCCGGCTACCCTCGTTCCGTCGTCTTCACTGCCGTCTCTTGTGTGACGTCCTTCTCCCTTGCGTACGCACGACCTGTCCATACTCACACCAAGGAATGAAAGTCTGCCTATAGTCGGTGTGGAGAAACAAGTCATTGAACAGAAACTTCGGGATTTCACTTCACCCACCGTGGTTAAACCTTCTACCCGATGGCCGCCCCCGCTCTCTCAACCGGATTGATCGATCCTACCAAACAGGCCGAGTACCCCATTATTTTGGGCGACAGGCTCTCAGGTAAAAATGGCTCTTCACGATCAAAGCTGGTCAATATCCAATATAATTACAAGACAAAGTCCGCGACCGCACAACAAACCATTACCAGGTCGTCGCAGTCGAGGGATCACTATAACCTTACTATTACGGACAAGGCACCGAATGCTGAACAGAACACCTTAACATATTCTTACCAAGGCAGCGTTGACCCAGACCAAGCTGTTTCAGAATCCGAAGAGCGAAACCTGGTATTGGTGTTCGACTCCCATCGAAAGGCCTTTGTCCTAGAACCGGTTGCGGCGCAGCTCAACTTTAACCTCCGCTCAGCTCCAGCGAAGACAGAGAAGCAAGTGCTAGAAAAGTATGAACAGCTTCGGACTTTGCAGGAGGACGACCAAGGCTCAGGAGACGATCGGGGTTCAGATCATGCCAGTGGGAACGATGATGGCCCGGCGGATGACAGTAATCCATACGACTTCCGGCATTTCCTTCCTAAGGAGAATGCCGACGACGACAAGTCGGTCTCAGACAACGCTACACCAGAACCTCATTATAATACAAGCAAAGCCAATACCCCATTAATGCCTGCGACTATCAAACCTACACCGAGTCCGAAGCCTAGCCCGAAGCCTCGTCCCAAAACCCAGTCCAACCCTCTTCGTCTCCCCAAACCTGCTAAGCCTGCCAAGCATGATAGCGCAGGGACCCCCAAGACAAGCTCCAAGCCTGTACCTCGCGATCAGGACGCGAAAGAGAAGGTGCCTGCTCGAGACGACACGATCGAAGCTGCCAAATCCCCATCCTTCGAAAATGGAAGCAGCGCTTTGTTATCCCAACAGCCGGCTCCTTCACCCGGGTCTAATATCATCATTGACGGAGACCTTATCATTGACATGGGCTCGCCGCCACCATCTCGCCCTGCATTCCGAATTGACCCTGCTCACTTCTCTTCCAACAATACACCGTCAAataatgaagaagatgaagatgaggatatcgaggatCTCCGGTTGCCCTCCCCTGCTGGGCACGCAGGGATGCCTACTCGTTCCGGAAGGGTAGAGCCTAGTTACAATACACaagctgatgaagatgaggttgaggatgacgacgCTTTAGCGGCAGAAATGGAGGCTGCATTTGAAGAAAGTGCTCGGGAAGAGGAGGCTAGAAATCATCAGTCATTACACCATTACAATGCTCCTAGCGATGACGAGAGTGAAGTCAGCGAGGAAGAGTAATTCTCCCTTCTTTATCGTTGCATTGTTGGAATAGTTATGTGTTTTTTTCCGTGTTTCAAAACCATATATAAGCATGGCGTTCGTTTGGAGTTTGGAGCGGAATAATGAACTCAATGGAGTTTTACAATTATTGATAGCAGTGATACCACCTATTGCATCCCAACCTGTATAGAGGATCAGGATAGTTCCAATACCATGATGTGTATTTCGAGTTGATTGATGCATGTAAACGAGTTGTTCTGCGAGTTCTAGGCCGGAACAACTTGATGATCCGATCTGAGATCACGCATTTGTCCGGCTGCGGATCATTCGAACTCCAACAAAAACCACCGCCAGATCTGCAGGGGAGAGAATCCTCTACCGAACAATTTCCACCGCCTTGTTTCCGTTCTTTGAacggtttttcttttttcgatACTTTCTCTCTTACCTTTCTCCGGTCTCTGAGCAGAGCACTCCCCCAACAACACAACAGTGCGACTGGCCTTAAATCCGGGCTCGGCCCACGATGCGATGAAGGGTCTCTCGCGCCAtggttgatttgatctgTTAACAACCTACTTTTAGCTTCTTGTTGTCAGCAGAGGACGGAGCTTCGGCGcttcttgtccttccttTTGGCCTCACTGGTCGACTAAATGGTTGATTCTGCCTACTCGCAGTCCTTCGAACttggcttctttctcttatcCATATCATCGACCTCAACCGCCTTTACAGATATCCTGTTCCTGCAAGGATAACAACACAATCCTTCATGGCGTCCACAACATCACAGCCGGCGGAGAAGCAACTTGTGCCCGCACCATCGAACCCCGTCCTTCTTGCGACACAAGCCCAATGGCTTTTTACAGATGAGGAGCTCACGCGTGCGCCGTCGCAACTTGACGGTATGACACTGGAGGCAGAACATACAAGTCGCAGTAAAGGGGTCAATTTCATCACCCAAGTGGGCATCATGTTAAAATTGCCCCAGCTCACCATTGCAACTGCCGCCGTCTACCTTCACCGGTTTTTCATGCGCTACAGCATGGTGGACCTGCCGCAACGACCGGGAATGCACCCTTATCCGATTGCCGCCACCGCGCTATTCTTATCGACCAAAGTGGAGGAGAATGTGCGGAGGATGAGAGAGCTGGTGGTTGCATGTTGTCGGGTAGCGCAGAAACAACCCAACCTAGTCGTGGACGAGCAGTCTAAGGAGTTCTGGAAATGGCGAGACACGATCCTGCACCACGAGGACCTCCTTCTGGAAGCCCTTTGCTTCGATCTCCAACTTGAACAACCCTACCGCATCCTCTACGATTTCATCTGTTATTTCGGCGTCAACGAGAACAAACCCCTCCGCAACGCTGCCTGGGCTTTCGTCAACGACTCTATGTTCACTGTTCTTTGTCTGCAATTCTCGGCTCGAAATATTGCTGCCGCTGCCCTTTACGCTGCCGCCCGACATTGCGATGTGGGATTTGAGGACGACGCCTCTGGCCGGCCGTGGTGGGAGCAGGTCGACGTGGATCTGGCGCAGGTGCGTCGCGCGTGCACAAGAATGGCACAACTATACGAGAACAATGCCATGCAGAAACATAGCCAGTACTACCCGACCACCCCCATCTTCGCAGACGAGGGTACTGAGAAGACCAGGATCCCGCGCACTGGCAGCCCGGCTGGTACCCTGCGTGAAACAGACACCGCGAATGGACGGAAGCGGTCGAGGGAGCCCGAAGACGAAGCCCAAGGCCGCTCAGAAGAACCACCCATTCCCCATGACCAGGGATCGACAAATGGTGAACGGTCTCCGAAACGACCACGCATGGGCTCAGACGCCGCTGCACAAGATGCTTCAGCCGAAAAGAACGCATCCAACTCCACATCGTTCAACTCCTCCCAGGGAGCAACGGGGTCACGCTCATTACCCCACGACCGCCACCAAACAAACGGTcatctccctccccctcctcacCGCTACCAACACCCCCTACCTCCCGCTCCGCGAACCTTCCCCCGTCGAGACAGCGACCCCCGTCCAagcggcagcggcgggcGCCCCAACGCCTCATTTAACGACCCAATCCAACAACGGATCGACGAAATCGTATCCCAAAACTTGACCACTCCCCAAGGCGGACCCCCGCCCCGAGACCGACGCAACTCAGACCGATACCGCGAACACGAAGACCCCAGCCGAAGACGTCGCTCAGACCTCTCCTCCACCAGCAGAAAATCCATCGACGAGCAACACCCTCCACCcccgccgcctcctcctccctccgaTATGCCCCAGAACCAACAACCACCCCCGCCTCCTCCGCCACCAGACCAGGACGAAGAAGGCGGAGGAAGCGAAGAGGGCGAGCTATAGTCATTATAGGTTCTTCATGGTCTTCGCTGCATCTTTACCGCATCTTAAAAACAACTATATCACTGCTATTACCTTGCTTATATCACTGGGACATCCTATTTCATCGTCGATTCTTAGTCCGGCGGGGTTCGTTGGCTACactgtacagtacatagGTCTACGTAGTGTGGACGGGGCAAAACTAAGTATACAGGATCATCGGTTTGAATATCACGATGACATAATGCCATtacaagaagatgaagagaagctgaaaagaaagaaaaagaaaaattagGAAATTCTGTTTGTAATGTATTGCTACCTAGGTCAATATTACTGGCTACTTCTGTTGAGGTAACGTCGGGCTTTGATGGATCTATACCGGACGGAGAATATCCTATTGTTTTGGCTGGTTAGTGTTAGTATAATACATCGTTGTAGCCCGGGGTGATTGGTCTGTAGCAAAACTGGGAGCAACTCTATCCGAAACGCATACGGTATCGATGAAAGACTACGCAGAGGATGCAAGAATATGTGTACGGGAGCGACCATGTGCCATTGAAGCTGAATCTACCTGTGCTGTCACCTGGAAATAGACGGACAAACGAAAGATACCCGTTGCCATAGTCTGTGCTTCGTCCCGCAGGCTAGGGACGCGCACAGCGAGTCAAAAGCCTTTGGTCGCAATTCCCAGTCCGTGATCAAGCAAGCTGCTGGAAGCGACGAAACTGAATCCTCCGAAGGGGTtactctcttctccaatgacGTCATAACCAGATGACATGGGACGTTGGCTGCCGCGCTGATGGGCTGCATAGTGATCGTCGAAGCTGGCAGGGGCAACGAGCGGGCTCAGTGGAAGATGAGTAAAATCGTCGGAGAAGTTCTCCGCGAGTGCAGGATCCGTGACAACAGGGACGATGGGAGGAGTGACTGCACGGCGGGCGAGGGCTTTCCAGTCGATCTTGCGGAAGAACCGGTGGTTCTTGATTGTCTGGAGATCTTTGGGCATATGGTATCCGAGACGCTTGGAGGGCTCCTTGCGAAGGAGACGGGTCAACAGGTCTTTGGCGTCCGGGCCAAGGAAGTAGGGCAGGGTTAACTTCTGCTTCAGGATTTTCTCCTGCAGCTTGGCGTTGTTATTGGCTTTGAACGGAGGTGATCCTGTGAGGAGATCGTATGCCAATGCCCCAAGGGACCACCAGTCGCAAGCTTTGCCGTATGGCTTGCCCTGGATAACCTCTGGGGCCATATATTCAATGGTGCCCAGAGAAGAGTTGCAGCGGTCATCATCACTGGCAGATATCTTGCTGAGACCGAAATCCGTCAGTAGAAGGTGGCCTTCGTGGTCCAAAAGGCAATTTTCGGGCTTCAGGTCACGGTAGATCACACCGACGTTCTGGTGCAGATGCTCGAGCGCGAGGACCATTTCCGCCATATAAAATGCCgccacatcttcatcaaaCATACGCTCCATGGCCAAGTGCGTGAATAGCTCGCCGCCTTGGGCATATTCCAGGATGAGGTAGAGCTTCTCATGGTCCTGAAAAGCGTAGAAAAGCTTGACAACAAATGGATGGCGGTTGACACTCTCTAGGATCATACGTTCTGTCTTGGTCTGCTCCACAAGCTTTTTATGAACGGTGATTGAGGCCTTCCGGAACTGTTTCTGGGCATAGAGCTTGCCCGTGAGCGCATGGCGCACCAACAGGACAGTCCCAAAAGAGCCTTTGCCCAAACAGAGCAGGGGCTCGAAGTCATCTGTGGTCATCTTCCGGCAAAGCTGTGTGCGCATATCCTTAATGCTTGATGTATTGTAAGACTTCTCCTCTGCTACGGCATCAGCGCTGACATAGTCATGTTCCAGAGGCACCTCATAGCTGGTCAGAACCTCCGTTTGGTCACTGTCCGAGCAAACACTTGCATTGCTCGGTGCCTCGGAACCAAGATCACTCGGCGCGCCTTGGAGAGGGCGGTCTCCAGACAGATTCAACGAATCAAGCTGAAGCTTTAGAGCGCTAACACCATGTCCTGAAGCTGGCTGTGACATTGGGCTATTACCCGGCCGCGCTGAAGAGCGCGGTGCGCGTGAACTAGAGGTCGAAAAGTCCGAGTCCTCATCGCCAGAACCCATGGGGGTGAAGCCACGAACGGTCGAGATCGCTGGGGCGGcttgttgctttttcttctttcgtcGGTCTGCCTTTCCGGGGAGCGGATTCGCATTCAGTTTCGGTGCTGGGAAAGGATTGCCTCCACGGGCACCCTTCTCAGAAAGCCCTTGTTTGCGGTCAGGGCTAGCATCGCTCATTCGAAAGCTGACGGTTTGGTTGCTGTTCAAGCTGACCTCATTCCGGGGTTGCGACATGTCAGCCTGAGGGCTGAAGACGTCACCGACCGAGAGATCATCCTGGAATGTGCTCGACATCTCCatttgcttttcttcacTATAGCTTTATGtacttcccttttccttgcgTCGCTTATCCAAAGATTATCCGAAAAGGGAACGTCACACCCAAAATGACGATAGATCCAAAAGCGTAGAGGCGCCGATAAGCACAATGTGTAAACGAAGAATATCACACCCACTCAGTCATGAATCAGCGGCTATGCACTTGCGAGACCTATCAAGTAGTATCTGGTTATGGAACAGACAGGTTAGACCCAATTTTGTCCTCAGGCGCACGAAAGTGGGGTATCCACAGCAGGAGTTGCGAAACACCAACGCAAGGGGAGTAAACATTTATGAACCACGCGTACTTTTTTCACGATAGATCCTACTTCTGCTCAGCCGGCTGGACTTGACTGATCGCACTGGATGCTCAAAAGCAGCAAATTACCGTCCGCCCTTGTTCAGGACGGACCAAGGACCCCTAGCCAATTCACCTTGTCGACAGAGGATTCGGGAAGCCGGGTAGACGATACAACCCGAGATCCAGCCAGCGCGGTAGTCCCTTGGAAATAGACACCAGTCAAGTCGTCGTGGGTATCCAGGGAAACAAAGCAAGTGTTGGCAACGCGGCCAACGAAGCGAACGGTCTCGGAGTGTGAAAGCGTGGGCGCAGACAAGCACATAGAGAAGTGGCAGGGCGAATGTTTGTAATGGTTGAATGGATTAATATCCGGGGACACCGAAGAAAGGAATTATGGGATTACCTTCCGGGATAAACTCCTGGATtaaaagagggagagggagagagagagagaaagtgtGACCGCTTGGGGCTTCCAGTCGGAGATgttaattattattacttgattaaaaaaaaaaagtacgcTTGGCCCTTGATCCCGGGGGGCCAATCAGCGTGCCCCGGTGCTAAGCGGCACTAGCCCGATCGGGGAGCGCGGGTCTTCACGTGCGGCAGTCATTGGGTACTACATTTACCTCATTCAACAGACAGAAACATACTTAAAACCGTAAACAATTATGTTGGTAGAAACTTGGTAGATCTGACTACAGATCGACTGCGGAGACCATTGCAAAGCCTCATGACGTCATGGGCGGTGTTAGGGCGGAGAGGATGTTGTGTAGTATAAGCTCTATACCCGCCCTCCATCCATCTCGGATCTTTCAAAGAATGATTGGGACCGGGTGATCTCTATTCCTGATCTTCCCACAAAGGCCAACGCGCTAGGCTTCTCTACTCGAACTGTCACGCGCTCGTTGGCAAACTCCACTGTCACTATGCGCGCGACAAAAGTCGCTAGTGCCTCCACGGTTTGAAATGAGGTTTCTTCGACGCGCTATCAGACGTAGACATCTCACGTTAGTCACAGCTCAGCATAGATAAATGCGTCTTGATGGTAGGGGCATAAAAGAAGAACTAACCTCTGCGACAGCTCTAGTCATTGCTTGGTAAGTGTCTACCACAGTTGATCCCCATGCCAACTGGCCCGGGCCCTTGAACTCCAACGAAACGATCACGGCCTGCTTCTCAACTCTCTCATGGGAATTGACACCAAGAATACAATGGCATCTTATGCCCTCAATACGGAACTCCTCTTCTAGAACAACAGGGCACCGTTCAGAGTCCTGAAGGTTGCCTGCAGCTTCGTTCTCTTGCTTGTAACCCCAAACTGTGACGCTGCGGTATTTCAAGCCTTCTTCGGCACGCAGCAGAGCCTTGGGGAGATGTAGCCAAACCTCACATCGACCAAAAATACCGTCAATAGGGGATGTCGAGGCTGGTGCTTGACTTGCGGCATTGTGCAAGTGTGACATTCTCCTAACCCCGGCCGTAGTCTCATCGAGTAAACCTAGGCTGCAGTTCGCAACAATGGCCGCCGTCAGTCGTACATCCTGACCAACatcattcttcatcatcgaatTTCGTCGACTGCCCTCCAAGCTAATCATCCGTTTCCCTGGATGTTCCTCATGCTGCCCCATAGTGCGAATGTCTTCTTCTAACCGGCGGTAAAGCTTCCCATAGTCGATAGAAAGAGACACATCATCCGCATTCGCAGATGCAACAGCCGACGAGTAAGATAATTTCAGAGAAGCAGTGCATGGCTGCGACTTCCCAAGCCGATGCCATGCCTCTGGGGCGGCAGGTAGAGGGAGCTCAATGTCACGGAGTCGCACGCTATCTAGGACGGCGGGGTGGGACGGTATATGAACATTGACTCGCTGTTCAGCCATTGTAATCATGATAAAGGCCCACGGCTTGTAACCgtaaaagagagagagagagagagaaagagagagaaagagaagaaaagaaaagaaaaagaaacagataGGGGAGTTATTCTCTGCTCGCACGCTGGCGTCCTCGCAAGCGAAAGCTAAGATAGCTCTGACGTCAGTACACCCGAATGTCACTGACAACAATTGTTAGAAAAGTAGTACCGGAATCAGCAAATGCACATCTCAAGAACAAATGATTCGCCTAGGTTATCTTCAAACGCAAGCAGCTCCTGAACAATGGCGGATGCTTCTCGTGGTTCTGTGTCCGGAGAATTGAGCAAGAATGATGGTGGGGTTCTTTAGCGCGGGGAGCTTCGACAAATATTACGCCGGGTATGAACTGAACACCAGAAGTACAGCGCAGTTCCCAGAAAACTTAAAAGTTATCTCCACCCAAATTTCTCGCCTCAGCTCAGGAAACTCCGGCTGTGGTTGCTCAACCACCACTGGTTCATAGGTCATGAAAGTtagatatatactacttCAGTACTCCGGGCACTCGGTATGAAATTGATACGGCGCTTATCGCCCGTCCGTGCCTCGCGCAGGTTTTTACATATTTCATCAGTCAGTGACTCCATAACGGTAGCTCCGGTAATCCTATTAATATACATCCAGACCTCCCGTAGAGTAAACAAGCGATAGACTTGCTTGGTCAACGTACAATATCCTCGTAAAATGGTCCATGTCATATCATATCAGGGAATTCTGTATGCTGCAGGAACGAAAGACGGCCCTATCCACAACACCCGGCGCAGCGCTGGCCAACCACCAGGAAAATGTACCACATCTCGACGAAAGCGTGCGGCGCGCTAAGATAGACAGTGACTAGACTGTCGTCGCAtaccttttcctttgatTTTCGGGGGGGTTTCTAGTAAGTGCTCAAGGGCCTCAGAAATTGTCCTCACGTCAAGCAATAAACGGAAATTTTTCGACAACAGGCACGTCGCATCTTCGGTGCGTCCATTCCGGGAAATGAGGGTGGGCTTGGATCACAACCGATTCCTTTTGGAAAGCAGGGGAAAGTGGAATCAAGCAAACACAAAGGAacacaagagaaaaggggggaATAAACACAAAGCACATGGGTATCCGCCATGCATTCAAGACAACCAAATCACAGGAAACAGGTATTTACCAGTAACCACGGCGGTCATAGGGCACATATTCACCCCGGGGGGGACTTCGAGGGCGTCCGTATGGCCTTGGTGGCATATAAGGATCTTCATACcgaggcggcggcggcggcggacgGACATCATAAGGGTCATCATAGGGTCGACGTGGAGGTGGATAATCATCAAtacgaggacgaggaggagtACGGCGTCCATAGCCATCACGGTCATAATAATCCCGGCGCATTGGAATTGGGGAACGCTCCCGGTAATGAGCACGGGGACTGTAGCCCCGAGGTGGAGGGAATCTCCGGTCGTACTCATCTACGGGTGGATAACTCCGGCGAGGGGACCGAGACCGGTAAGGATCACGGAAAGGGCGCTCATCAACAGGCTGGATCTAAAGGATATCAAAATGAGGACCTCATCCCAGCTCTTTAAGCGGAATTTGGTTCTTACATCTGCCACGCAACTCACTCGGGAGCCTTTGAAATCACGCCCATCGAGCTTCTCAATGGCAGTCTTCAGATCGTTCGCAGTCTCAAATTCAACGAACCTTGAGTATTAGTGTTAACAGAGTCCAAAAGCCGTCCTGGTTAATATGAATTCACCCACCCTCTGCCAGGTTCACGGCCGGTTTCCGAGTAAACGACATCAAGACCCGCTCCACGTGCGAAGTCTTTAAGGTCCTAGAGAATTCCGCGGTGTGAGTTGATTTCCTGGTGCAATAGTGGAGTCCGGGATTATCCAAAGGGAACGCATGAAACAgaatacaaaagaaaacagatTCAGGCCATGGTTTCACCAAACCAAACGGGGGCTCCAGAAACGGCCTAAGTCCATGCTGCTAGTGGGTATTCCGTCCAAACGGGATCTTCCAACGCCTAACCTACCACAGCTCCCAGGGTAGCTTAGGTCCACGGAGTGTGCCTTGGAAGTACTGTGAGTGCTAGGGTTGGAATCGTCCCTCCACCGGGGAGGATATCCAAATGCCATGATTGGAAGGTT contains the following coding sequences:
- a CDS encoding dor1-like family protein, which translates into the protein MADYLYELLTPHLVPTNASPTPLNPESDTTTAQYLNRLPTLSLQALQETEPQSLAQSSHSNILSLQALSNRSHKTFISSADNLSGLRNSIPQLSRDAQQLRDAIPKLDEDAVLFSSKYSRAAENAALEKRKKVMQLARNVDRLSDILELPTLLSTAVSSAAASSGAAGGSSSTTYSAALDVYAHIKRLQTLYPDSPLVRDVSAQAEDAMKDMTTHLITGLRAQNLRLAAAMRTVGWLRRVAPELENLRSDGGTGTGEGALGALFLICRLANLVTTLEALDPLRELADQESHRRTQSTEKKPGSWSDGHQTEKFLKRYIEIFREQSFAIVSLYKNIFTPNQSESDPAVTGLRGIDARIKSTTPRPAQQEDPLQYLPPALATFPMHLVQLLTDTLRAYLPNVRDKSSRESLLTQVLYCAASLGRLGGDFGMILTELSDMGDEDEENMAYEWEEVTRKHRALAGRLEQLTGGNAASGSPKGTLRAASPVQGLGIA
- a CDS encoding RNA polymerase II transcription elongation factor-domain-containing protein, which produces MAAPALSTGLIDPTKQAEYPIILGDRLSGKNGSSRSKLVNIQYNYKTKSATAQQTITRSSQSRDHYNLTITDKAPNAEQNTLTYSYQGSVDPDQAVSESEERNLVLVFDSHRKAFVLEPVAAQLNFNLRSAPAKTEKQVLEKYEQLRTLQEDDQGSGDDRGSDHASGNDDGPADDSNPYDFRHFLPKENADDDKSVSDNATPEPHYNTSKANTPLMPATIKPTPSPKPSPKPRPKTQSNPLRLPKPAKPAKHDSAGTPKTSSKPVPRDQDAKEKVPARDDTIEAAKSPSFENGSSALLSQQPAPSPGSNIIIDGDLIIDMGSPPPSRPAFRIDPAHFSSNNTPSNNEEDEDEDIEDLRLPSPAGHAGMPTRSGRVEPSYNTQADEDEVEDDDALAAEMEAAFEESAREEEARNHQSLHHYNAPSDDESEVSEEE
- a CDS encoding putative cyclin, with protein sequence MASTTSQPAEKQLVPAPSNPVLLATQAQWLFTDEELTRAPSQLDGMTLEAEHTSRSKGVNFITQVGIMLKLPQLTIATAAVYLHRFFMRYSMVDLPQRPGMHPYPIAATALFLSTKVEENVRRMRELVVACCRVAQKQPNLVVDEQSKEFWKWRDTILHHEDLLLEALCFDLQLEQPYRILYDFICYFGVNENKPLRNAAWAFVNDSMFTVLCLQFSARNIAAAALYAAARHCDVGFEDDASGRPWWEQVDVDLAQVRRACTRMAQLYENNAMQKHSQYYPTTPIFADEGTEKTRIPRTGSPAGTLRETDTANGRKRSREPEDEAQGRSEEPPIPHDQGSTNGERSPKRPRMGSDAAAQDASAEKNASNSTSFNSSQGATGSRSLPHDRHQTNGHLPPPPHRYQHPLPPAPRTFPRRDSDPRPSGSGGRPNASFNDPIQQRIDEIVSQNLTTPQGGPPPRDRRNSDRYREHEDPSRRRRSDLSSTSRKSIDEQHPPPPPPPPPSDMPQNQQPPPPPPPPDQDEEGGGSEEGEL
- a CDS encoding putative serine/threonine protein kinase (ribosomal protein S6 kinase) — encoded protein: MEMSSTFQDDLSVGDVFSPQADMSQPRNEVSLNSNQTVSFRMSDASPDRKQGLSEKGARGGNPFPAPKLNANPLPGKADRRKKKKQQAAPAISTVRGFTPMGSGDEDSDFSTSSSRAPRSSARPGNSPMSQPASGHGVSALKLQLDSLNLSGDRPLQGAPSDLGSEAPSNASVCSDSDQTEVLTSYEVPLEHDYVSADAVAEEKSYNTSSIKDMRTQLCRKMTTDDFEPLLCLGKGSFGTVLLVRHALTGKLYAQKQFRKASITVHKKLVEQTKTERMILESVNRHPFVVKLFYAFQDHEKLYLILEYAQGGELFTHLAMERMFDEDVAAFYMAEMVLALEHLHQNVGVIYRDLKPENCLLDHEGHLLLTDFGLSKISASDDDRCNSSLGTIEYMAPEVIQGKPYGKACDWWSLGALAYDLLTGSPPFKANNNAKLQEKILKQKLTLPYFLGPDAKDLLTRLLRKEPSKRLGYHMPKDLQTIKNHRFFRKIDWKALARRAVTPPIVPVVTDPALAENFSDDFTHLPLSPLVAPASFDDHYAAHQRGSQRPMSSGYDVIGEESNPFGGFSFVASSSLLDHGLGIATKGF
- a CDS encoding dihydroneopterin aldolase domain protein (unnamed protein product); amino-acid sequence: MITMAEQRVNVHIPSHPAVLDSVRLRDIELPLPAAPEAWHRLGKSQPCTASLKLSYSSAVASANADDVSLSIDYGKLYRRLEEDIRTMGQHEEHPGKRMISLEGSRRNSMMKNDVGQDVRLTAAIVANCSLGLLDETTAGVRRMSHLHNAASQAPASTSPIDGIFGRCEVWLHLPKALLRAEEGLKYRSVTVWGYKQENEAAGNLQDSERCPVVLEEEFRIEGIRCHCILGVNSHERVEKQAVIVSLEFKGPGQLAWGSTVVDTYQAMTRAVAERVEETSFQTVEALATFVARIVTVEFANERVTVRVEKPSALAFVGRSGIEITRSQSFFERSEMDGGRV
- a CDS encoding pre-RNA splicing factor Srp2, with translation MTEVSSTRLYLGNLPRNVTKQDIEEHFSTHGSGKITEIKLMNGFGFIEYEDAMDARDVVPAFHGSDFKGERLTVQFARGPRRKENFPGPMDRPNMPRPRRTVYRMMVSGLPETSWQDLKDFARGAGLDVVYSETGREPGRGFVEFETANDLKTAIEKLDGRDFKGSRVSCVADIQPVDERPFRDPYRSRSPRRSYPPVDEYDRRFPPPRGYSPRAHYRERSPIPMRRDYYDRDGYGRRTPPRPRIDDYPPPRRPYDDPYDVRPPPPPPRYEDPYMPPRPYGRPRSPPRGEYVPYDRRGYW